Proteins encoded in a region of the Pieris brassicae chromosome 3, ilPieBrab1.1, whole genome shotgun sequence genome:
- the LOC123707312 gene encoding uncharacterized protein LOC123707312 produces MVMIMNRVVLGNGILRTAPARLRYFFLFAIVSGTTFIILSYHGFTDEQFSFDTQAFSYEDTGQEQFTIKTKGCSIAALHPLDPSVRKFVKYPDTVKPCPNEKTPLLDSNHTHIWLKTENARFYNVTGRHKIKCCYRSFFRPLLVKDVSSSNLDNRVEYKKCQKFTDIIEARDEFVNVMCYEGVRMVYEQFFLFAIDKELSLNNKVHASKNNTDYNVIVIGIDAVSRLNFYRTMPKTLNFLKDKKAIELLGYNKVGDNTFPNIIPMLMGIRDSELKKTCVPNSKLTYFDNCPFVWEWYKQAGFYTALAEDSSNLGTFNYLKDGFIRSPTDYYIHTFINEAEKNVGNNKDFNCFLCMNNKYFYTVLLDYIEHLLIKLRTSKLFGFFWEVTMTHDYLNYPMVMDYYYETFFKRLDALKVLDNTFIFLVSDHGIRWGNIRATKQGRLEERLPFVHILVPPSFKDKYREAYVNLKLNSRRLTTPFNIHSTLNDLVDLKGIENSSIQLRKLETYWNDRNISLFLPIPSNRTCSMADIDDHWCTCHRGRRISITSSEAVEAAARIIEELNKLLNNYEMCARLKLAEILDATELEAGIEEKNEVSWREFMIVIRTNPSNAVFEATIRHDGQTWTLIGTASRLNLYGSQSHCVSDSLLKLYCYCL; encoded by the exons ATGGTGATGAT TATGAACCGAGTAGTTCTCGGCAATGGAATTTTGCGAACGGCGCCCGCGCGCCtccgatatttttttctatttgccATAGTCAGCGGGACGACCTTTATAATACTATCATACCATGGATTTACAGACGAACAGTTTAGTTTTGATACGCAAGCCTTCTCTTACGAAGACACAGGACAAGAAcagtttacaataaaaacaaagggATGCAGTATTGCAGCTTTACATCCTCTAGACCCCAGTGTACGGAAATTCGTTAAATATCCAGACACTGTTAAGCCCTGCCCAAACGAAAAGACACCGTTGCTTGACAGCAATCACACTCATATTTGGTTAAAAACAGAAAATGCAAGATTTTATAACGTTACTGGaagacataaaataaaatgctgcTATAGATCGTTCTTTCGCCCTTTATTAGTGAAAGATGTTAGTTCGTCTAATTTAGATAATCGTGTAGAgtataaaaaatgtcaaaaatttaCGGATATTATAGAAGCACGTGATGAATTTGTTAACGTCATGTGTTATGAGGGTGTAAGAATGGTTTACGAACAATTCTTCTTATTTGCTATCGATAAAGAACTATCGTTAAATAACAAAGTGCATGcctctaaaaataatacagattACAACGTTATTGTAATAGGAATCGATGCTGTTTCGAGGCTTAATTTTTACCGTACAATGCcgaaaactttaaatttcttaaaagacAAGAAAGCAATTGAATTACTGGGATACAACAAAGTGGGGGATAATACATTTCCAAATATAATACCCATGCTGATGGGTATCAGAGACTCCGAATTAAAGAAAACCTGTGTACCGAATTCAAAACTAACTTATTTTGATAATTGCCCCTTCGTTTGGGAGTGGTATAAGCAAGCCGGATTCTACACAGCTCTAGCTGAAGACAGTTCGAATCTAGGAACATTTAATTACTTGAAAGATGGATTTATAAGGTCACCAACAGATTACTATATTCATACCTTTATTAATGAAGCTGAAAAAAATGTTGGCAATAACAAAgattttaattgctttttatgtatgaataataaatatttttacaccgTGTTATTAGATTACATTGAACACCTTCTAATAAAGTTGAGGACATCAAAATTATTCGGGTTTTTCTGGGAGGTAACAATGACGCATGACTACTTAAATTACCCAATGGTTATGGACTACTACTATGAAACCTTCTTTAAGCGTTTAGATGCCCTTAAGGTTTTagataatacttttatatttcttgtaaGCGATCACGGTATAAGATGGGGTAACATACGAGCCACGAAACAAGGCCGTCTCGAAGAGCGTCTTCCATTTGTTCATATTTTAGTGCCACCTTCATTTAAAGATAAGTACCGTGAAGCGTATGTCAACCTGAAATTAAATAGCCGGCGACTGACCACTCCATTTAACATACACTCAACTCTAAACGACCTTGTAGATTTAAAAGGTATAGAAAATTCAAGTATTCAGTTACGAAAACTAGAGACATATTGGAATGACCGTAATATAAGCCTTTTCCTACCAATACCATCAAATAGAACGTGTTCAATGGCTGACATTGATGACCATTGGTGTACATGCCATCGTGGGCGAAGGATATCGATAACAAGCTCTGAAGCAGTGGAAGCAGCGGCAAGAATTATCGAAGAACTTAATAAGcttctaaataattatgaaatgtgTGCTAGGTTAAAATTAGCAGAAATTCTAGATGCAACTGAATTGGAAGCTGGAATTGAAGAGAAGAACGAAGTTAGTTGGAGAGAATTTATGATTGTTATTCGAACAAATCCTAGTAATGCTGTATTTGAGGCCACAATACGACATGATGGTCAAACTTGGACCTTAATTGGAACAGCCAGTCGTCTCAACTTATACGGAAGTCAAAGCCATTGTGTCAGTGACTCCCTACTTAAATTATACTGTtattgtctttaa
- the LOC123707311 gene encoding uncharacterized protein LOC123707311, translated as MVIIKYNSDHARKITIRLRYVIGFVLVIGTTFFLFLLSNNPLILFMNENYIKASLKPYTINFAHSDGSFTIKTEGCTIPQLQAFDESIKKFIERPNHIKQCESFNTSFLENNRTHIWINHKNLRYFNLSDSTNITCCYKSFYRPLAIDDISSADIDDRVKYNDCIEFTSFIEVTNEFVKVSCVYEYTTIYEQFFAFTPKKPLLNVREDINEENEFYNVIVMGIDAISRLNFHRTMPRTLAFLKKSGAIELLGYNKVGDNTFPNLVPMLLGIREQDLKNTCWPNTKSTFDYCPFIWNAYKDAGYYTAFGEDSASLGTFNFEKFGFIQSPVDYYLHTFMHEAERYSGNNRDFNSYICMGNVFFYKVLLDYIENLTNALKSMKFFGLFWEVTMSHDYLNYPMLMDDSYEEFLITLDNSGTLENTVLILLSDHGIRWGDIRFTKQGRLEERLPFIHILLPPSFRENYREAYKNMYLNSHRLTTPFDIHATLIDLVNLESINDNNIQLRSSTQYTNARSISLFLSIPDNRTCKAAGIEDHWCTCNKGIKLSTHCAEGRQAADYLVTYLNRLVSKNLKCIKLFLKEIMEVTEMIVGSPNEKEVGWREFLIVVRVSPSDAVFEATLRQNNNNWSLTGTVSRLNLYGEQSICEHNYQLKLYCYCQL; from the coding sequence ATGGTgattatcaaatataattcCGATCACGCTAGAAAAATAACTATTCGCTTACGATACGTTATTGGATTTGTGCTAGTAATCGGAACtacattttttctatttcttctCAGTAATAATCCACTGATATTGTTTatgaatgaaaattatatcaagGCTTCTTTAAAACCATATACTATAAACTTCGCTCATTCCGACGGcagttttacaataaaaactgaAGGATGCACAATTCCTCAACTGCAGGCATTTGATGAAAGTATCAAAAAGTTCATAGAGAGACCAAATCATATTAAACAATGTGAAAGCTTCAACACGTCGTTCTTAGAAAACAATAGAACGCATATTTGgattaatcataaaaacttACGCTACTTTAACTTGAGTGATAGTACGAATATTACTTGTTGCTATAAATCTTTCTATCGGCCTCTTGCGATCGACGACATATCCTCCGCCGATATTGATGACAGAGTCAAGTACAATGACTGCATTGAGTTCACAAGCTTCATCGAAGTCACCAATGAATTCGTCAAGGTATCTTGTGTCTACGAGTACACTACGATTTATGAACAATTTTTTGCTTTCACGCCAAAGAAACCGCTACTTAACGTAAGGGAAGATATTAATGAAGAAAATGAATTTTACAATGTAATCGTGATGGGTATTGATGCTATTTCTAGACTTAATTTTCATAGAACTATGCCCAGGACGTTAGCATTTCTGAAAAAGAGTGGAGCGATTGAGTTACTAGGATACAATAAAGTAGGTGATAACACCTTCCCAAATCTAGTTCCCATGCTTCTAGGCATTCGGGAACAAGATCTAAAAAACACATGTTGGCCAAATACTAAATCAACGTTTGATTACTGCCCTTTTATATGGAACGCTTACAAAGATGCAGGATACTATACAGCGTTCGGTGAAGATAGTGCAAGCTTGGgaacatttaattttgaaaaatttggaTTCATTCAAAGTCCTGTAGATTATTATCTACATACATTTATGCATGAAGCGGAAAGATATTCTGGtaataatagagattttaaCTCTTACATTTGTATGGGAAACGTATTCTTTTATAAAGTTCTCCTGGACTATATTGAGAACTTAACGAATGCTTTGAAGTCAATGAAGTTTTTTGGACTTTTTTGGGAAGTCACAATGAgtcatgattatttaaattatcctaTGTTAATGGATGATAGCTACGAAGAATTTCTAATTACACTTGATAATTCCGGTACTTTGGAAAATACCGTACTAATTCTGTTGAGTGATCATGGCATACGATGGGGTGACATTCGGTTTACTAAGCAGGGAAGGTTGGAGGAGCGCTTaccatttattcatattttattaccgCCCTCATTTCGTGAAAACTACCGAGAAGCATACaagaatatgtatttaaatagcCACCGTCTAACCACTCCCTTTGATATACACGCGACTCTCATAGATTTAGTCAACTTAGAATCAATAAATGATAACAATATCCAGTTAAGAAGTTCAACTCAATACACTAACGCTAGAAGTATAAGTCTTTTCTTGTCTATACCTGATAACCGCACATGCAAAGCAGCAGGAATTGAGGACCACTGGTGCACTTGTAATAAAGGAATTAAACTTTCGACACATTGTGCTGAAGGTCGCCAGGCTGCCGATTATTTGGTTACATACCTGAATAGATTAGTAAGCAAAAATTTAAAGTGTATCAAGCTCTTTCTCAAGGAGATAATGGAAGTTACAGAAATGATAGTTGGCTCCCCTAATGAAAAAGAGGTCGGATGGCGGGAATTTCTGATAGTAGTGCGTGTGTCTCCTAGTGACGCTGTGTTTGAAGCCACTCTCCGACAGAACAACAATAATTGGTCACTAACTGGTACAGTCAGTCGACTCAACTTATATGGGGAGCAGAGCATTTGTGAAcataattatcaattaaaactGTATTGTTATTGTCAGCTATAA